From the Brevibacillus choshinensis genome, one window contains:
- the megL gene encoding methionine gamma-lyase: MHRQKKQGLSTTAIHAGYHSDPQTGALATPIYQTSTFVFSSTEEGAKRFSGEEAGYIYSRLGNPTITVLEEKMAALEKAEAGLAFASGMAAVSSILMALVRTGDHILGTKGLYGCTYGLLTLMKDRFAVNYSLCDMTDEDSIRQMLQPTTRVIYVETPINPTMELVDLKLVVKIAKEIDAYVVVDNTFMSPYLQRPIEYGCDIVIHSATKFIGGHGDVIAGVAVGPKSIMDSIRMTTQKDMGGILAPFDAYLLIRGLKTLGVRMDRHCENGQRVAEFLHNHPKVAIVHYPGLPHFPQYELACEQMDGFGGLLAFELEGGMEAGIRMMNNVRLCKRAVSLGDVDSLIQHPASMTHSVIPAEERWKMGITDGLIRLSVGIEDVEDIIDDLDAALSFA; encoded by the coding sequence ATGCATAGGCAAAAAAAGCAGGGGCTATCCACAACCGCCATTCATGCCGGTTACCATTCCGATCCGCAAACCGGCGCGTTGGCCACACCGATTTATCAGACATCGACCTTTGTTTTTTCCTCTACTGAAGAAGGGGCAAAGCGATTTTCTGGGGAAGAAGCTGGCTACATCTATTCACGGCTAGGAAATCCGACGATCACTGTACTCGAAGAAAAAATGGCTGCATTGGAAAAAGCGGAAGCAGGTCTTGCTTTTGCCTCAGGAATGGCAGCCGTTTCATCCATTCTCATGGCTCTCGTCAGAACTGGCGACCATATTCTTGGTACAAAAGGATTGTACGGCTGCACCTATGGATTACTAACCTTGATGAAAGACCGTTTTGCTGTCAATTACTCCCTTTGCGATATGACGGATGAAGATTCAATCCGCCAAATGCTCCAACCTACTACCCGTGTGATTTACGTGGAAACACCGATCAACCCAACGATGGAGCTAGTCGACTTGAAGCTGGTCGTAAAAATTGCCAAAGAAATCGATGCTTACGTCGTCGTGGACAACACGTTTATGTCCCCTTATTTACAGCGCCCCATTGAGTATGGCTGTGACATTGTCATCCATAGTGCAACAAAGTTTATCGGTGGACATGGGGATGTCATCGCTGGCGTTGCTGTTGGTCCCAAGTCAATCATGGACAGCATTCGCATGACCACTCAAAAGGATATGGGAGGCATCCTCGCGCCTTTTGATGCTTACTTATTGATTCGTGGTCTTAAAACACTCGGTGTGCGTATGGATCGCCATTGTGAAAACGGCCAGAGAGTCGCGGAGTTTTTGCACAACCATCCGAAAGTAGCAATCGTTCATTACCCCGGCTTGCCCCATTTTCCCCAGTATGAATTGGCTTGCGAGCAAATGGATGGCTTTGGGGGACTCCTCGCTTTTGAACTAGAAGGCGGCATGGAAGCAGGCATTCGCATGATGAACAATGTGCGCTTGTGTAAGCGAGCTGTCAGCCTGGGTGACGTTGACTCTCTCATCCAGCACCCTGCCTCGATGACTCACTCTGTTATCCCAGCCGAAGAAAGATGGAAAATGGGAATTACGGATGGGCTCATTCGCTTGTCTGTAGGAATTGAGGACGTTGAAGATATCATAGATGATTTGGATGCGGCCCTTTCTTTTGCTTGA
- a CDS encoding electron transfer flavoprotein subunit beta/FixA family protein, producing MLHIVACIKQVPDTKIIKMNPKTNTMDRASAPAILNPYDAHAVEEAVRLKQRYGGVVSVVTMGPPPAVKAIRKCIEIGADAGYLVTDRAFAGADTLATSYAITKAIEKIAETQPVDLIICGKMTIDGDTGQVGPGIARRLDIPPLTSVKKVVEVNKAEGYAIVHRKLEDGYEVIQSSLPCLFSVEKEINEVPYSPLPNMLRAARYDPVIWAVNDLGDIDRTLLGLKGSPTIVAKVWPPEKPKGGEMLEGSSGEQVARLMEILAEKQRLFRVKEGQV from the coding sequence ATGCTGCACATTGTCGCTTGTATTAAACAAGTGCCGGACACCAAGATCATCAAGATGAATCCGAAGACCAACACAATGGATCGTGCGAGCGCACCTGCGATCCTAAACCCGTACGACGCTCATGCGGTCGAGGAAGCTGTACGACTGAAGCAGCGCTATGGCGGCGTGGTCTCTGTCGTGACGATGGGTCCGCCGCCAGCAGTCAAGGCGATCCGCAAGTGCATTGAAATCGGGGCTGATGCCGGGTATCTGGTCACAGACCGTGCTTTTGCCGGTGCCGATACGTTGGCGACGAGCTACGCGATTACCAAGGCTATCGAGAAAATAGCCGAGACTCAGCCGGTAGACCTGATTATCTGTGGCAAGATGACGATCGACGGTGATACAGGGCAGGTAGGGCCAGGTATCGCGAGAAGGCTGGATATCCCGCCGCTGACCAGTGTCAAAAAGGTGGTGGAAGTGAACAAGGCAGAAGGATATGCCATCGTCCACCGCAAGCTGGAGGATGGCTACGAAGTCATTCAATCCTCGTTGCCTTGTCTCTTTTCCGTGGAAAAAGAAATAAATGAAGTTCCTTATTCTCCGTTGCCCAATATGCTGCGAGCGGCACGTTATGATCCGGTCATCTGGGCAGTGAATGATTTGGGGGATATTGACCGCACATTGCTCGGCTTAAAAGGCTCGCCGACGATCGTAGCCAAGGTCTGGCCGCCCGAAAAGCCAAAAGGAGGAGAAATGTTGGAAGGTTCTTCCGGGGAGCAAGTCGCGCGGCTCATGGAGATCTTGGCAGAGAAACAACGATTGTTCCGGGTTAAGGAGGGTCAGGTATGA
- a CDS encoding electron transfer flavoprotein subunit alpha/FixB family protein: protein MNLEEYCGIWVYLEVHEGRIAPVSLELLGAGRQMADKRGVPLAGLLIGEGVRDLAQTAFPYGADQVYLYDDPIFCDYRTESYMRAVIECVNKNKPEIILYGATSTGKDLASAVATDLETGLTADTTMLDVNAETGLLEASRPAFGGNIMATILCKKHRPQMATVRPKVMKALEPDTARTGEIIEETITLLEEDIRTKVLKIVRETKEKVRLDEADVIVAGGKGLGSKEGFALIHRFAEKIGATVGASRDAVEAGWIDHDHQVGQTGVTVTPKIYFAIGISGAIQHLVGMRNSGLIIAINKDPNALIFQSCHYGIVGDAFEIVPLLMEAFQKKPDREVQYGGKV from the coding sequence ATGAATCTGGAGGAATATTGCGGCATCTGGGTGTACTTGGAAGTGCATGAAGGCAGGATCGCACCGGTTTCCCTGGAGCTTTTGGGTGCTGGACGTCAAATGGCAGACAAAAGGGGCGTTCCTCTCGCTGGTCTCTTGATCGGTGAGGGCGTGAGGGATCTAGCGCAGACCGCCTTTCCCTATGGCGCAGACCAGGTCTATTTATACGATGATCCGATCTTCTGTGATTACCGCACGGAGTCATACATGCGCGCCGTTATCGAATGTGTAAACAAGAACAAACCGGAAATCATCCTGTACGGGGCTACTTCCACAGGGAAGGATCTGGCGAGCGCAGTCGCAACAGACCTCGAGACAGGGCTTACCGCCGATACGACGATGCTCGATGTCAATGCAGAAACCGGACTGCTGGAAGCGAGCCGTCCGGCCTTTGGTGGCAACATTATGGCGACGATCCTGTGCAAAAAACATCGGCCGCAGATGGCCACGGTTCGGCCGAAAGTGATGAAGGCATTGGAGCCCGATACTGCGCGAACAGGGGAAATCATTGAAGAGACCATCACCTTGCTCGAAGAAGATATTCGCACAAAAGTGCTAAAAATCGTGCGGGAGACCAAAGAAAAGGTCCGGTTGGATGAAGCAGATGTCATCGTCGCCGGAGGAAAAGGGCTGGGGAGCAAGGAAGGATTTGCTCTGATTCATCGTTTTGCTGAAAAGATCGGTGCTACCGTTGGGGCGAGCAGGGACGCTGTCGAAGCGGGATGGATCGATCATGATCATCAGGTTGGGCAGACCGGAGTGACCGTCACGCCGAAAATCTACTTTGCCATTGGAATATCGGGAGCCATCCAGCACTTAGTGGGGATGCGCAATTCAGGCTTGATCATAGCGATCAACAAAGATCCAAACGCACTCATTTTCCAATCGTGCCATTACGGGATTGTGGGAGATGCCTTTGAAATTGTGCCTTTATTAATGGAAGCGTTTCAAAAGAAGCCGGACAGGGAGGTACAATATGGCGGAAAAGTTTGA